One Marinibacterium anthonyi genomic region harbors:
- the ssuC_1 gene encoding Putative aliphatic sulfonates transport permease protein SsuC, with product MPRWKDEIRQAARDLEWIAQIPAHVWLRLALLPILLCAWSMLARIAPDGYIAGPYLTLRAFFQMLMDDRHKFPVALWQTVSVYVAGLGLAAAIGIPLGLLLGMWRILGRTLSPYVHALAATPVVALIPLIILMVGLGAEAKVVIVTLSAVMPVLIATEAGVRGTDPDLLEMARGYGLGPLARLRRVILPGALPQVMAGLRLGAVMGLVATAISELYTAMTGLGAMLQSLGNTYRMDSYFAVVMTFAAIGALATGLLSWLEYRLTPPPDRARRAH from the coding sequence ATGCCCCGTTGGAAAGACGAAATTCGGCAGGCGGCGCGCGATCTTGAGTGGATCGCGCAGATCCCGGCGCATGTCTGGCTGCGGCTGGCCCTGCTACCGATACTTCTGTGCGCCTGGTCGATGCTGGCCCGGATCGCGCCCGACGGGTATATCGCCGGCCCCTACCTGACGCTGCGGGCCTTTTTCCAGATGCTGATGGACGATCGTCACAAGTTCCCGGTGGCGCTGTGGCAGACCGTTTCGGTCTATGTCGCCGGCCTGGGCCTGGCGGCGGCGATCGGTATTCCGCTGGGCCTGCTGCTGGGCATGTGGCGCATCCTGGGGCGGACGCTGTCGCCCTATGTGCACGCGCTGGCCGCCACGCCGGTGGTGGCGCTGATCCCGCTGATCATCCTGATGGTCGGGCTGGGGGCCGAGGCCAAGGTTGTCATCGTGACCCTGTCGGCCGTCATGCCCGTGCTGATCGCCACCGAGGCCGGCGTGCGCGGCACCGATCCCGACCTGCTGGAAATGGCGCGCGGCTATGGCCTGGGCCCGCTGGCCCGGCTGCGCCGCGTGATCCTGCCGGGCGCGTTGCCGCAGGTGATGGCGGGGCTGCGGCTGGGTGCCGTCATGGGGCTGGTCGCGACGGCGATATCGGAACTTTACACCGCGATGACCGGGCTGGGCGCGATGTTGCAATCGCTGGGCAACACCTATCGCATGGACAGCTATTTCGCGGTGGTGATGACCTTTGCCGCGATCGGAGCGCTGGCGACGGGGCTGCTGAGCTGGCTTGAATACCGGCTGACGCCGCCACCCGACCGGGCGCGGCGCGCCCACTGA
- a CDS encoding ABC transporter, substrate-binding protein, aliphatic sulfonates family, protein MFPTLSKLLLATGLSILATAAVADPFRIIVTTTETPLVPNSLMYLAQSAGYFDDQGVDVDLVPSGQTPMAVAALRSGGGEMANISVESVLALQAEGAEDIVAVHSSDKSIPFMIVGRKGLTLDRMAGAAYGVGRMHSLDYDLSSVVLENLGVNFDSLNLVPLGAPAVRAQALGAGRIDATTISIGSFLAMPGHGDFDTLVDVAEFFHQVPIVSKVDVVTADVLANRRGDLQKVLTALTLAARDYATDPDRWVKDMTAARPDVDPATLGQLAQTYRDSWTVNGGLQREELLYSMRAIGQPYKRENGEDTPFRVELEDWVDFAPMDAVLDKLGTSMLGDEISR, encoded by the coding sequence ATGTTTCCCACCCTCTCCAAGCTCCTGCTCGCGACCGGTCTGTCGATTTTGGCGACGGCGGCGGTGGCGGACCCGTTCCGCATCATCGTCACCACGACCGAGACTCCGCTGGTGCCGAATTCGCTGATGTACCTGGCCCAGAGCGCGGGCTATTTCGACGACCAGGGGGTCGATGTGGACCTGGTGCCCTCTGGCCAGACGCCAATGGCGGTGGCGGCGCTGCGCAGCGGCGGCGGCGAGATGGCCAATATCTCGGTCGAAAGCGTGCTGGCGCTGCAGGCGGAAGGGGCCGAGGATATCGTTGCGGTGCATTCGTCGGACAAGTCGATCCCGTTCATGATCGTCGGGCGCAAGGGGCTGACGCTGGACCGGATGGCGGGGGCGGCTTATGGGGTCGGGCGGATGCACAGCCTGGATTACGACCTGTCCAGCGTGGTGCTGGAAAACCTGGGCGTGAATTTCGACAGCCTGAACCTGGTTCCGCTGGGCGCCCCGGCGGTTCGGGCGCAGGCGCTGGGGGCCGGGCGGATCGATGCGACGACGATTTCGATCGGGAGCTTCCTGGCGATGCCGGGGCACGGTGATTTCGACACGCTGGTCGACGTGGCCGAGTTCTTTCACCAGGTGCCGATCGTCAGCAAGGTCGACGTGGTGACGGCGGATGTGCTGGCTAACCGGCGCGGAGACCTGCAAAAGGTCCTGACCGCGCTGACGCTTGCGGCGCGCGATTATGCAACCGATCCGGACCGCTGGGTGAAGGACATGACCGCCGCGCGGCCCGATGTCGATCCGGCGACCCTTGGGCAGCTGGCGCAGACCTATCGCGACAGTTGGACCGTGAATGGCGGGTTGCAGCGCGAGGAACTGCTGTATTCGATGCGCGCCATCGGCCAGCCCTACAAGCGCGAGAACGGCGAGGATACGCCGTTCCGGGTGGAGCTGGAGGATTGGGTCGATTTCGCGCCGATGGATGCGGTGCTGGACAAGCTGGGCACGTCCATGCTGGGCGACGAGATCAGCCGGTGA
- the tauB_1 gene encoding Taurine import ATP-binding protein TauB, with protein MLCLRDVGHAFDGVPALKDLSFELAAGERLAVLGPSGCGKTTLLRLVAGLLPVQAGRITLDGVPPVAGRGSAMIFQTARLLPWYRVAENIELVLGRMPRADRRARVVELLDRLGLGDRADDWPGALSGGQRQRLALARALAMEEPLLLLDEPFANLDPLAREQMQEELLAQTGREGRAFVLVTHSVDEALALGDRILLMRPRPGRVLREIRPDLPGIGMARRRNGGFYPALAALTEELRAAAA; from the coding sequence TTGCTTTGCCTGCGCGACGTGGGGCACGCGTTTGACGGCGTGCCGGCGCTGAAGGATCTGTCCTTTGAGTTGGCCGCGGGCGAGCGGCTGGCGGTTCTGGGGCCGTCGGGCTGTGGCAAGACGACCTTGCTGCGGCTGGTGGCGGGGTTGCTGCCGGTGCAGGCGGGGCGGATCACGCTGGATGGCGTGCCGCCGGTTGCCGGGCGTGGATCGGCGATGATCTTTCAGACGGCGCGACTGCTGCCCTGGTACCGGGTGGCGGAGAATATCGAGCTGGTCCTGGGGCGCATGCCCCGGGCGGACCGGCGGGCGCGGGTGGTGGAGCTGCTGGATCGGCTGGGTCTGGGGGATCGGGCCGACGACTGGCCCGGCGCGCTGTCGGGCGGACAGCGGCAGCGCCTGGCGCTGGCCCGGGCGCTGGCGATGGAGGAACCGTTGCTGTTGCTGGACGAACCCTTTGCCAATCTCGACCCGCTGGCGCGCGAACAGATGCAGGAAGAACTGCTGGCCCAGACCGGACGGGAGGGCCGCGCCTTTGTTCTGGTGACCCATTCGGTGGACGAGGCGCTGGCGCTGGGGGACCGGATCCTGCTGATGCGGCCGCGCCCCGGGCGTGTTCTGCGCGAGATCCGCCCGGACTTGCCGGGCATCGGCATGGCGCGGCGGCGGAATGGCGGGTTCTATCCCGCACTGGCCGCGTTGACGGAGGAGTTGCGGGCCGCGGCGGCCTGA
- the gcd gene encoding Quinoprotein glucose dehydrogenase: MLARIGGALTTVLGLAILFYGGQLALAGGSPFYVIMAVGLIASGVQLMRRRQNGLWIYALTLVVSFAWTLFEVGFDKWQWIPRGALIVFLGILLALPFVVNALVDRPARTWAPSLKSGPFALRAVLAIIIVLGVLSWFVDPIVIDGKLQPVADASDPGVDPSGIPYPADDWVAYGGTNLGQRYSALKDINTDTVKNLKVAWEHHTGDLRIADQDSGEYTFEATPIKVNGMLYFCTPHNIVQALDPVTGELKWQYDPNMERDPQYQHQTCRGVSYNDSTAYQVPASSDPVKAAAIRAAVAECPRRIVASTVDARLYTINADTGELCQSFGTDGFVNLKDKQPDIERATYQQTSAPLVTDDLIILGSAIADNYYENNPSGVIRAYDVRTGEIVWKFDAGKPDDTKPLADGEMYEPNSAVAWTQLAADETLGLVYVPFGNMSPDQVGIRRDATDEEMVDSLAALDIATGKMVWHFQTTRHDLWDRDIPSQPVLLSLPYNGDDVPAILIPTKIGNVWVLDRRTGDPIRPVTEMAVSTDTNIPGEDLSPTQPMSSISFTPAPLTEADMWGTTPFDQIQCRRDFRSLRYDGNPFTPPQTDGGSLVWPGNIGVFNWGSVAVDPVNHWMIATPQYLGYRYELFARKEGHFDERLFSTAGPAGESKPGNENLGGPYGVSIKHLRSALGVPCNTPPWGVRVGVDLTDGQTAWKYRNGTVAGQKIAGVKFPIPMEMGMLAHGGALTTAGGVAFSGAALDDTMRAYDMQTGQTIWQKHLPAGGQATPMTYRGADGKQYVVIAAGGHGSLGTTPGDSVIAYTLE, encoded by the coding sequence ATGTTAGCTCGGATAGGTGGTGCTCTTACCACGGTTCTGGGGCTCGCGATCCTGTTCTACGGGGGCCAGCTGGCTCTTGCAGGGGGTAGCCCTTTCTACGTCATCATGGCTGTCGGACTGATCGCATCGGGCGTTCAGCTGATGCGCCGCCGCCAGAACGGTCTTTGGATCTATGCGCTGACCCTCGTGGTGTCCTTCGCCTGGACCCTGTTCGAGGTCGGCTTCGACAAATGGCAATGGATCCCGCGCGGCGCGCTGATCGTCTTCCTCGGCATCCTTCTGGCCCTGCCCTTCGTGGTCAACGCCCTGGTCGACCGCCCCGCCCGCACCTGGGCACCCTCGCTGAAAAGCGGCCCCTTCGCCCTGCGCGCGGTGCTGGCCATCATCATCGTTCTCGGTGTCCTGTCGTGGTTCGTCGATCCCATCGTCATCGACGGCAAGCTTCAGCCGGTCGCCGACGCCTCGGACCCCGGCGTCGATCCCAGCGGCATTCCGTATCCGGCCGACGACTGGGTCGCCTATGGCGGCACCAACCTGGGCCAGCGCTATTCGGCCCTGAAGGACATCAACACCGATACGGTCAAGAACCTGAAGGTCGCATGGGAACACCACACCGGTGACCTGCGCATCGCCGACCAGGATTCCGGCGAATACACGTTCGAAGCCACGCCGATCAAGGTGAACGGGATGCTGTATTTCTGCACCCCGCACAACATCGTCCAGGCGCTTGATCCCGTCACGGGCGAGCTCAAGTGGCAATACGATCCCAACATGGAACGCGACCCGCAATACCAGCACCAGACCTGTCGCGGCGTGTCCTACAACGATTCCACCGCCTACCAGGTGCCGGCAAGCAGCGATCCGGTGAAGGCCGCCGCGATCCGGGCCGCAGTGGCCGAATGCCCGCGCCGCATCGTCGCCTCGACGGTGGACGCACGGCTTTACACCATCAACGCCGACACCGGCGAGCTGTGCCAAAGCTTCGGCACCGACGGGTTCGTGAACCTCAAGGACAAGCAGCCCGACATTGAACGCGCCACCTATCAACAGACCTCGGCACCGCTGGTCACCGATGACCTGATCATCCTGGGCAGCGCGATCGCGGACAATTACTATGAAAACAACCCCTCGGGGGTGATCCGCGCCTATGACGTCCGCACCGGCGAAATCGTCTGGAAGTTCGACGCCGGCAAGCCGGACGACACAAAACCGCTGGCCGATGGCGAAATGTACGAACCGAATTCGGCCGTCGCATGGACCCAGCTTGCCGCGGATGAAACGCTGGGCCTGGTCTATGTGCCGTTCGGCAACATGTCCCCGGACCAGGTCGGCATCCGCCGCGATGCCACCGACGAGGAAATGGTCGACAGCCTGGCGGCGCTGGACATCGCCACCGGCAAGATGGTCTGGCACTTCCAGACCACGCGTCACGACCTGTGGGACCGCGACATCCCCTCGCAGCCGGTCCTGCTGAGCCTGCCGTATAATGGCGACGACGTTCCCGCGATCCTGATCCCGACCAAGATCGGCAACGTCTGGGTGCTGGACCGCCGCACGGGCGATCCGATCCGCCCGGTGACCGAGATGGCCGTGTCCACCGACACCAACATCCCGGGCGAGGACCTGTCGCCGACGCAGCCGATGTCGTCGATCAGCTTCACGCCGGCGCCGCTGACCGAAGCGGACATGTGGGGCACCACGCCGTTCGACCAGATCCAGTGCCGCAGGGACTTCCGGTCGCTGCGCTATGACGGCAACCCGTTCACGCCGCCGCAGACCGATGGCGGATCGCTGGTCTGGCCGGGCAATATCGGCGTCTTCAACTGGGGCTCGGTCGCCGTCGATCCGGTGAACCACTGGATGATCGCGACGCCGCAGTACCTGGGCTATCGCTACGAACTCTTCGCCCGCAAAGAGGGGCATTTCGACGAACGCCTGTTCTCGACCGCCGGTCCGGCGGGTGAATCCAAGCCCGGCAACGAGAACCTTGGCGGACCTTACGGCGTGTCGATCAAGCACCTTCGGTCGGCCCTGGGCGTGCCCTGCAACACCCCACCCTGGGGCGTGCGCGTGGGCGTCGACCTGACCGATGGCCAGACCGCGTGGAAGTATCGCAACGGCACCGTCGCCGGTCAGAAGATCGCCGGCGTCAAGTTCCCGATTCCGATGGAAATGGGGATGCTGGCCCACGGCGGTGCGCTGACCACCGCGGGCGGCGTGGCGTTTTCGGGTGCGGCGCTGGATGACACCATGCGCGCCTACGACATGCAGACCGGGCAGACCATCTGGCAAAAGCATCTGCCGGCCGGCGGCCAGGCGACGCCGATGACCTATCGCGGCGCGGACGGCAAGCAATACGTCGTCATCGCGGCGGGCGGCCATGGATCGCTGGGCACGACGCCCGGGGATTCGGTCATCGCCTACACGCTCGAATAA